A genomic window from Nicotiana sylvestris chromosome 11, ASM39365v2, whole genome shotgun sequence includes:
- the LOC104241769 gene encoding mitochondrial fission protein ELM1: MKPIRLPEPPASPRRMGGVPDIFEGGVHGVIRRAVIIGTGFPASENQSIGLVQALGLSDKHTLYRVTRPRGGVNEWLHWLPVSLHKRLYYIISQICRLLLRSRARKLGPFPWENGGNAGLSSILEADVKSIVRMARETFEKDGPLLVVASGRDTISITSSIKRLASDNVFVVQIQHPRSRLDRFDLVITPKHDYYPLTPQGKEQVPRFLHKWITPHEPPDKHVVLTVGALHQVDFSALRAAAIAWHEEFAPLPKPLLVVNIGGPTRYCRYGSDLVKQLTASLHNVLASCGTIRISFSRRTPAKHSYIVVKELGVDPKVYIWNGEEPNPHMGHLAWADAFVITADSVSMLSEACSTGKPVYVVGAERCTWKLTDFHKTLRERGLTRPFTGLEDMSESWSYPPLNDTATAASRVNEALAERGWKIKA, from the exons ATGAAGCCAATACGGCTTCCCGAACCTCCGGCAAGTCCACGAAGAATGGGCGGTGTGCCGGATATATTCGAAGGCGGAGTACATGGCGTGATTAGACGAGCTGTTATCATCGGTACTGGTTTTCCTGCTTCTGAGAACCAAAGTATTGGCTTGGTTCAAGCTCTCGGCCTCTCCGACAAACACACTTTATAT CGGGTTACAAGACCAAGAGGAGGAGTCAATGAGTGGCTACACTGGCTTCCTGTATCTCTTCACAAAAGGTTGTATTACATCATAAGCCAGATATGTAGGCTTTTATTGAGAAGTAGGGCTAGAAAACTTGGACCTTTCCCTTGGGAAAATGGTGGCAATGCAGGCTTATCATCTATTTTGGAAGCTGATGTGAAGAGTATAGTTAGAATGGCTCGCGAGACATTTGAGAA GGATGGTCCATTGCTGGTGGTTGCATCTGGAAGAGATACGATCTCAATAACTAGCTCCATTAAAAGATTGGCATCTGATAATGTTTTCGTTGTCCAG ATTCAGCATCCAAGGTCCCGTTTGGATAGATTCGACTTGGTAATCACGCCCAAGCATGACTATTATCCTTTAACTCCTCAAGGAAAGGAACAAGTTCCTCGTTTTCTGCACAAGTGGATAACACCCCATGAACCACCTGATAAGCATGTT GTACTTACAGTAGGAGCTCTACATCAAGTTGATTTTAGTGCACTTAGAGCTGCAGCTATCGCCTGGCATGAAGAGTTTGCACCTTTGCCAAAGCCGTTACTGGTGGTCAACATTGGAGGCCCTACAA GATACTGCAGGTATGGGTCAGACCTTGTTAAGCAATTAACAGCCTCCCTTCACAATGTTCTTGCGAGCTGCGGGACCATAAGAATATCGTTCTCCAGAAGGACACCAGCGAAG CATTCCTATATCGTGGTCAAAGAGCTTGGTGTGGATCCAAAAGTATACATTTGGAatggtgaag AGCCAAATCCACACATGGGGCATCTGGCTTGGGCGGATGCTTTTGTCATCACAGCAGATTCAGTTAGCATGTTGAGTGAGGCTTGCAGTACTGG GAAGCCTGTGTATGTAGTTGGAGCTGAACGCTGTACATGGAAGCTCACAGATTTCCACAAGACACTCAGAGAGAGGGGACTGACTAGGCCATTCACAGGACTTGAGGAT ATGTCAGAAAGTTGGAGTTACCCTCCGCTTAATGATACTGCTACAGCAGCTAGTCGTGTCAATGAAGCTCTTGCTGAAAGAGGATGGAAGATTAAAGCATAG